A single region of the Streptomyces sp. NBC_01803 genome encodes:
- a CDS encoding ABC transporter ATP-binding protein — protein sequence MYELTGVTKQYRRGKATIAALDGVSLSVPTGSRLVIQGPTGGGKSTLLQLLGGLDRATAGSVVLDGTDLSRLSEAKLTKLRAERIGFVFQGFHLIPTLTAQENVETALVPLGLKTSERRRQAAEALASVGLAERAGHLPSELSGGQQQRVAIARALAKRPQVLLADEPTGNLDESTRDEVIEVLERQWKELGLTFIMVTHDSAVARRADRLARIARGKITVTDRPAAD from the coding sequence GTGTACGAACTCACCGGCGTCACCAAGCAGTACCGGCGCGGCAAGGCCACCATCGCCGCCCTGGACGGCGTCTCGCTGTCCGTGCCCACCGGCAGCAGACTCGTCATCCAGGGCCCCACCGGAGGCGGCAAGTCCACGCTCCTGCAGCTCCTCGGCGGCCTCGACCGGGCCACGGCCGGCAGCGTGGTGCTCGACGGCACCGACCTCTCCCGGCTCTCCGAGGCCAAGCTGACCAAGCTGCGCGCGGAGCGGATCGGCTTCGTCTTCCAGGGCTTCCACCTCATCCCCACCCTCACCGCCCAGGAGAACGTGGAGACCGCCCTCGTCCCGCTCGGCCTGAAGACCTCGGAACGCCGCCGGCAGGCCGCCGAGGCCCTCGCATCGGTGGGGCTGGCCGAACGGGCCGGCCATCTGCCGAGCGAGCTCTCCGGCGGTCAGCAGCAGCGCGTCGCGATCGCCCGCGCGCTGGCCAAGCGGCCCCAGGTGCTGCTGGCCGACGAACCCACCGGAAATCTCGACGAGTCGACCCGCGACGAGGTGATCGAGGTGCTGGAGAGGCAGTGGAAGGAGCTGGGGCTGACGTTCATCATGGTCACCCACGACAGCGCCGTGGCCCGCCGGGCCGACCGGCTGGCGCGCATCGCGCGCGGGAAGATCACGGTCACCGACCGCCCGGCGGCCGACTGA